A single window of Vigna radiata var. radiata cultivar VC1973A chromosome 4, Vradiata_ver6, whole genome shotgun sequence DNA harbors:
- the LOC106759196 gene encoding probable NOT transcription complex subunit VIP2 isoform X4: MSSLLNSSLNGSASNLPDGAAGRSFATSFSGQSGVASPVFHHSGSIQGLHNIHGSYNVPNMPSSLTSRNSTLNSLPTGGGVQQPSASLSSGRFASNNLPVALSQLSHGSSHGHSGVNSRGGISVIGNPGFNSSTNGVAGPIPGILPTSAAIGNRNAVPGLGVSPILGNAGPRITSSMGNMVGGGNIGRISSGGLSVPGLASRINLGGNAGSGGLGVQGQNRLISTVLPQGSPQVISMLGNSYPSAGGPLSQSHVQTVNNLNSMVMLNDVNSGDSSPFDINDFPQLTTHPSSAGGPQGQLGSLRKQGIGVSPIVQQNQEFSIQKEDFPALPGFKGGNADFAMDMYQKEQLHDNTVSMMQSQHFSMGRSSGFSLGGSYPSHRTQQHTPSVSSNGVSFSSVNSQDLHLHGTDMFPSSHSTYHSQTSGPPGIGLRPLNSPNTGMGSYDQLIQQYQQQQNQSQFRLQQMSAANQSLRDQGMKSMQSAQSSPDPFGALGLFSVVHISDPDLKYLAHGIDLTTLGLNLNSSENLYKTFRSPWSDEPAKGDPEFSVLQCYYAKQPPALHQGYFLKFSVETLFYIFYSMPKDEAQLYAANELYKRGWFYHKEHRFWFIRVANMEPLVKTNTYERGSYHCFDPNTFETVRKDNFVLHYELVEKRPSLPQR; this comes from the exons ATGTCGAGCTTACTTAAT TCTTCCCTGAACGGATCTGCTTCAAATCTTCCAGATGGTGCTGCTGGACGTTCCTTTGCTACGTCTTTTTCTGGTCAGTCTGGTGTAGCCTCGCCAGTTTTTCATCACTCTG GTTCTATTCAGGGATTGCACAACATTCATGGGAGCTATAATGTACCCAATATGCCTAGTTCACTTACATCAAGAAACTCAACGTTAAATAGTTTACCAACTGGGGGAGGAGTTCAACAACCTTCAGCAAGCCTTTCAAGTGGACGATTTGCATCAAATAATCTACCCGTTGCTCTGTCACAG CTATCTCATGGAAGTTCCCATGGACATTCAGGAGTCAACAGTAGAGGAGGTATAAGTGTTATAGGAAATCCTGGATTTAATAGTAGCACAAATGGAGTTGCTGGTCCTATTCCTGGGATTCTTCCAACTTCTGCTGCAATTGGTAACCGAAATGCTGTTCCAGGATTGGGAGTATCCCCAATTTTGGGAAATGCAGGTCCTCGAATCACTAGTTCGATGGGAAACATGGTTGGTGGGGGGAACATTGGGAGGATAAGCTCTGGAGGATTGTCTGTTCCTGGCCTCGCTTCTCGTATAAATTTAGGTGGAAATGCTGGATCTGGTGGTTTAGGTGTGCAAGGACAGAATCGATTGATAAGTACTGTTCTTCCACAAG GATCTCCACAGGTAATTTCAATGCTAGGAAATTCCTATCCTAGTGCTGGAGGTCCACTTTCTCAAAGTCATGTTCAAACAGTAAATAACTTGAACTCTATGGTGATGCTGAATGATGTGAATTCCGGTGACAGTTCACCATTTGATATCAATGACTTCCCTCAACTGACCACTCATCCTAGTTCTGCTGGTGGGCCTCAAGGACAGTTGG GTTCTTTACGAAAACAGGGTATTGGAGTTAGTCCCATTGTCCAACAAAACCAAGAGTTTAGTATTCAAAAGGAAGACTTCCCAGCTTTACCAGGATTCAAAG GTGGTAATGCCGATTTTGCTATGGATATGTACCAGAAAGAACAACTTCATGATAACACCGTGTCAATGATGCAATCTCAGCATTTCTCT ATGGGGCGATCTTCTGGTTTCAGTTTGGGGGGATCATATCCATCACATCGCACACAGCAGCATACCCCTTCAGTCAGTAGTAACGGTGTCTCCTTTTCATCTGTAAACAGTCAAGACCTCCATTTGCATGGAACAGATATGTTTCCTTCTTCACATTCAACTTATCATTCCCAG ACCAGTGGACCTCCTGGCATTGGACTAAGGCCTTTAAATTCTCCAAATACGGGTATGGGTTCATATGACCAGCTTATTCAGCAGTATCAACAGCAGCAGAACCAGTCGCAATTCCGCCTTCAGCAAATGTCAGCTGCAAATCAGTCTCTTAGGGATCAGGGCATGAAGTCCATGCAAAGTGCGCAATCTAGTCCAGATCCATTTGGTGCCCTTGGCTTGTTCAGTGTAGTCCATATAAGTGATCCTGACCTGAAATATCTTGCTCATGGGATTGATCTGACAACGCTTGGGTTGAATTTGAATTCATCAGAAAATCTTTACAAGACTTTTCGATCACCATGGTCTGATGAACCGGCCAAGGGTGATCCAGAGTTCAGTGTGCTACAATGTTATTATGCTAAACAGCCGCCTGCTCTACAT CAAGGttattttttgaagttttcGGTGGAAACtttgttttacatattttacaG CATGCCCAAGGATGAAGCACAACTATATGCAGCAAATGAACT TTACAAACGAGGTTGGTTTTATCATAAAGAACACCGTTTTTGGTTTATAAGAGTTGCCAACATGGAGCCGCTTGTCAAAACAAATACATACGAGAGAGGATCTTACCATTGTTTTGATCCAAATACCTTTGAAACAGTCCGGAAG GATAATTTTGTTCTTCATTATGAATTGGTGGAAAAGCGACCGTCTTTACCTCAACGTTAA
- the LOC106759196 gene encoding probable NOT transcription complex subunit VIP2 isoform X2: MSSLLNSSLNGSASNLPDGAAGRSFATSFSGQSGVASPVFHHSGSIQGLHNIHGSYNVPNMPSSLTSRNSTLNSLPTGGGVQQPSASLSSGRFASNNLPVALSQLSHGSSHGHSGVNSRGGISVIGNPGFNSSTNGVAGPIPGILPTSAAIGNRNAVPGLGVSPILGNAGPRITSSMGNMVGGGNIGRISSGGLSVPGLASRINLGGNAGSGGLGVQGQNRLISTVLPQGSPQVISMLGNSYPSAGGPLSQSHVQTVNNLNSMVMLNDVNSGDSSPFDINDFPQLTTHPSSAGGPQGQLGSLRKQGIGVSPIVQQNQEFSIQKEDFPALPGFKDYKNESLISLGGNADFAMDMYQKEQLHDNTVSMMQSQHFSMGRSSGFSLGGSYPSHRTQQHTPSVSSNGVSFSSVNSQDLHLHGTDMFPSSHSTYHSQTSGPPGIGLRPLNSPNTGMGSYDQLIQQYQQQQNQSQFRLQQMSAANQSLRDQGMKSMQSAQSSPDPFGALGLFSVVHISDPDLKYLAHGIDLTTLGLNLNSSENLYKTFRSPWSDEPAKGDPEFSVLQCYYAKQPPALHQGYFLKFSVETLFYIFYSMPKDEAQLYAANELYKRGWFYHKEHRFWFIRVANMEPLVKTNTYERGSYHCFDPNTFETVRKDNFVLHYELVEKRPSLPQR; the protein is encoded by the exons ATGTCGAGCTTACTTAAT TCTTCCCTGAACGGATCTGCTTCAAATCTTCCAGATGGTGCTGCTGGACGTTCCTTTGCTACGTCTTTTTCTGGTCAGTCTGGTGTAGCCTCGCCAGTTTTTCATCACTCTG GTTCTATTCAGGGATTGCACAACATTCATGGGAGCTATAATGTACCCAATATGCCTAGTTCACTTACATCAAGAAACTCAACGTTAAATAGTTTACCAACTGGGGGAGGAGTTCAACAACCTTCAGCAAGCCTTTCAAGTGGACGATTTGCATCAAATAATCTACCCGTTGCTCTGTCACAG CTATCTCATGGAAGTTCCCATGGACATTCAGGAGTCAACAGTAGAGGAGGTATAAGTGTTATAGGAAATCCTGGATTTAATAGTAGCACAAATGGAGTTGCTGGTCCTATTCCTGGGATTCTTCCAACTTCTGCTGCAATTGGTAACCGAAATGCTGTTCCAGGATTGGGAGTATCCCCAATTTTGGGAAATGCAGGTCCTCGAATCACTAGTTCGATGGGAAACATGGTTGGTGGGGGGAACATTGGGAGGATAAGCTCTGGAGGATTGTCTGTTCCTGGCCTCGCTTCTCGTATAAATTTAGGTGGAAATGCTGGATCTGGTGGTTTAGGTGTGCAAGGACAGAATCGATTGATAAGTACTGTTCTTCCACAAG GATCTCCACAGGTAATTTCAATGCTAGGAAATTCCTATCCTAGTGCTGGAGGTCCACTTTCTCAAAGTCATGTTCAAACAGTAAATAACTTGAACTCTATGGTGATGCTGAATGATGTGAATTCCGGTGACAGTTCACCATTTGATATCAATGACTTCCCTCAACTGACCACTCATCCTAGTTCTGCTGGTGGGCCTCAAGGACAGTTGG GTTCTTTACGAAAACAGGGTATTGGAGTTAGTCCCATTGTCCAACAAAACCAAGAGTTTAGTATTCAAAAGGAAGACTTCCCAGCTTTACCAGGATTCAAAG ATTACAAGAACGAAAGCCTTATTTCACTAG GTGGTAATGCCGATTTTGCTATGGATATGTACCAGAAAGAACAACTTCATGATAACACCGTGTCAATGATGCAATCTCAGCATTTCTCT ATGGGGCGATCTTCTGGTTTCAGTTTGGGGGGATCATATCCATCACATCGCACACAGCAGCATACCCCTTCAGTCAGTAGTAACGGTGTCTCCTTTTCATCTGTAAACAGTCAAGACCTCCATTTGCATGGAACAGATATGTTTCCTTCTTCACATTCAACTTATCATTCCCAG ACCAGTGGACCTCCTGGCATTGGACTAAGGCCTTTAAATTCTCCAAATACGGGTATGGGTTCATATGACCAGCTTATTCAGCAGTATCAACAGCAGCAGAACCAGTCGCAATTCCGCCTTCAGCAAATGTCAGCTGCAAATCAGTCTCTTAGGGATCAGGGCATGAAGTCCATGCAAAGTGCGCAATCTAGTCCAGATCCATTTGGTGCCCTTGGCTTGTTCAGTGTAGTCCATATAAGTGATCCTGACCTGAAATATCTTGCTCATGGGATTGATCTGACAACGCTTGGGTTGAATTTGAATTCATCAGAAAATCTTTACAAGACTTTTCGATCACCATGGTCTGATGAACCGGCCAAGGGTGATCCAGAGTTCAGTGTGCTACAATGTTATTATGCTAAACAGCCGCCTGCTCTACAT CAAGGttattttttgaagttttcGGTGGAAACtttgttttacatattttacaG CATGCCCAAGGATGAAGCACAACTATATGCAGCAAATGAACT TTACAAACGAGGTTGGTTTTATCATAAAGAACACCGTTTTTGGTTTATAAGAGTTGCCAACATGGAGCCGCTTGTCAAAACAAATACATACGAGAGAGGATCTTACCATTGTTTTGATCCAAATACCTTTGAAACAGTCCGGAAG GATAATTTTGTTCTTCATTATGAATTGGTGGAAAAGCGACCGTCTTTACCTCAACGTTAA
- the LOC106759196 gene encoding probable NOT transcription complex subunit VIP2 isoform X11, whose protein sequence is MSSLLNSSLNGSASNLPDGAAGRSFATSFSGQSGVASPVFHHSGSIQGLHNIHGSYNVPNMPSSLTSRNSTLNSLPTGGGVQQPSASLSSGRFASNNLPVALSQLSHGSSHGHSGVNSRGGISVIGNPGFNSSTNGVAGPIPGILPTSAAIGNRNAVPGLGVSPILGNAGPRITSSMGNMVGGGNIGRISSGGLSVPGLASRINLGGNAGSGGLGVQGQNRLISTVLPQGGNADFAMDMYQKEQLHDNTVSMMQSQHFSMGRSSGFSLGGSYPSHRTQQHTPSVSSNGVSFSSVNSQDLHLHGTDMFPSSHSTYHSQTSGPPGIGLRPLNSPNTGMGSYDQLIQQYQQQQNQSQFRLQQMSAANQSLRDQGMKSMQSAQSSPDPFGALGLFSVVHISDPDLKYLAHGIDLTTLGLNLNSSENLYKTFRSPWSDEPAKGDPEFSVLQCYYAKQPPALHQGYFLKFSVETLFYIFYSMPKDEAQLYAANELYKRGWFYHKEHRFWFIRVANMEPLVKTNTYERGSYHCFDPNTFETVRKDNFVLHYELVEKRPSLPQR, encoded by the exons ATGTCGAGCTTACTTAAT TCTTCCCTGAACGGATCTGCTTCAAATCTTCCAGATGGTGCTGCTGGACGTTCCTTTGCTACGTCTTTTTCTGGTCAGTCTGGTGTAGCCTCGCCAGTTTTTCATCACTCTG GTTCTATTCAGGGATTGCACAACATTCATGGGAGCTATAATGTACCCAATATGCCTAGTTCACTTACATCAAGAAACTCAACGTTAAATAGTTTACCAACTGGGGGAGGAGTTCAACAACCTTCAGCAAGCCTTTCAAGTGGACGATTTGCATCAAATAATCTACCCGTTGCTCTGTCACAG CTATCTCATGGAAGTTCCCATGGACATTCAGGAGTCAACAGTAGAGGAGGTATAAGTGTTATAGGAAATCCTGGATTTAATAGTAGCACAAATGGAGTTGCTGGTCCTATTCCTGGGATTCTTCCAACTTCTGCTGCAATTGGTAACCGAAATGCTGTTCCAGGATTGGGAGTATCCCCAATTTTGGGAAATGCAGGTCCTCGAATCACTAGTTCGATGGGAAACATGGTTGGTGGGGGGAACATTGGGAGGATAAGCTCTGGAGGATTGTCTGTTCCTGGCCTCGCTTCTCGTATAAATTTAGGTGGAAATGCTGGATCTGGTGGTTTAGGTGTGCAAGGACAGAATCGATTGATAAGTACTGTTCTTCCACAAG GTGGTAATGCCGATTTTGCTATGGATATGTACCAGAAAGAACAACTTCATGATAACACCGTGTCAATGATGCAATCTCAGCATTTCTCT ATGGGGCGATCTTCTGGTTTCAGTTTGGGGGGATCATATCCATCACATCGCACACAGCAGCATACCCCTTCAGTCAGTAGTAACGGTGTCTCCTTTTCATCTGTAAACAGTCAAGACCTCCATTTGCATGGAACAGATATGTTTCCTTCTTCACATTCAACTTATCATTCCCAG ACCAGTGGACCTCCTGGCATTGGACTAAGGCCTTTAAATTCTCCAAATACGGGTATGGGTTCATATGACCAGCTTATTCAGCAGTATCAACAGCAGCAGAACCAGTCGCAATTCCGCCTTCAGCAAATGTCAGCTGCAAATCAGTCTCTTAGGGATCAGGGCATGAAGTCCATGCAAAGTGCGCAATCTAGTCCAGATCCATTTGGTGCCCTTGGCTTGTTCAGTGTAGTCCATATAAGTGATCCTGACCTGAAATATCTTGCTCATGGGATTGATCTGACAACGCTTGGGTTGAATTTGAATTCATCAGAAAATCTTTACAAGACTTTTCGATCACCATGGTCTGATGAACCGGCCAAGGGTGATCCAGAGTTCAGTGTGCTACAATGTTATTATGCTAAACAGCCGCCTGCTCTACAT CAAGGttattttttgaagttttcGGTGGAAACtttgttttacatattttacaG CATGCCCAAGGATGAAGCACAACTATATGCAGCAAATGAACT TTACAAACGAGGTTGGTTTTATCATAAAGAACACCGTTTTTGGTTTATAAGAGTTGCCAACATGGAGCCGCTTGTCAAAACAAATACATACGAGAGAGGATCTTACCATTGTTTTGATCCAAATACCTTTGAAACAGTCCGGAAG GATAATTTTGTTCTTCATTATGAATTGGTGGAAAAGCGACCGTCTTTACCTCAACGTTAA
- the LOC106759196 gene encoding probable NOT transcription complex subunit VIP2 isoform X7, whose product MSSLLNSSLNGSASNLPDGAAGRSFATSFSGQSGVASPVFHHSGSIQGLHNIHGSYNVPNMPSSLTSRNSTLNSLPTGGGVQQPSASLSSGRFASNNLPVALSQLSHGSSHGHSGVNSRGGLGVSPILGNAGPRITSSMGNMVGGGNIGRISSGGLSVPGLASRINLGGNAGSGGLGVQGQNRLISTVLPQGSPQVISMLGNSYPSAGGPLSQSHVQTVNNLNSMVMLNDVNSGDSSPFDINDFPQLTTHPSSAGGPQGQLGSLRKQGIGVSPIVQQNQEFSIQKEDFPALPGFKGGNADFAMDMYQKEQLHDNTVSMMQSQHFSMGRSSGFSLGGSYPSHRTQQHTPSVSSNGVSFSSVNSQDLHLHGTDMFPSSHSTYHSQTSGPPGIGLRPLNSPNTGMGSYDQLIQQYQQQQNQSQFRLQQMSAANQSLRDQGMKSMQSAQSSPDPFGALGLFSVVHISDPDLKYLAHGIDLTTLGLNLNSSENLYKTFRSPWSDEPAKGDPEFSVLQCYYAKQPPALHQGYFLKFSVETLFYIFYSMPKDEAQLYAANELYKRGWFYHKEHRFWFIRVANMEPLVKTNTYERGSYHCFDPNTFETVRKDNFVLHYELVEKRPSLPQR is encoded by the exons ATGTCGAGCTTACTTAAT TCTTCCCTGAACGGATCTGCTTCAAATCTTCCAGATGGTGCTGCTGGACGTTCCTTTGCTACGTCTTTTTCTGGTCAGTCTGGTGTAGCCTCGCCAGTTTTTCATCACTCTG GTTCTATTCAGGGATTGCACAACATTCATGGGAGCTATAATGTACCCAATATGCCTAGTTCACTTACATCAAGAAACTCAACGTTAAATAGTTTACCAACTGGGGGAGGAGTTCAACAACCTTCAGCAAGCCTTTCAAGTGGACGATTTGCATCAAATAATCTACCCGTTGCTCTGTCACAG CTATCTCATGGAAGTTCCCATGGACATTCAGGAGTCAACAGTAGAGGAG GATTGGGAGTATCCCCAATTTTGGGAAATGCAGGTCCTCGAATCACTAGTTCGATGGGAAACATGGTTGGTGGGGGGAACATTGGGAGGATAAGCTCTGGAGGATTGTCTGTTCCTGGCCTCGCTTCTCGTATAAATTTAGGTGGAAATGCTGGATCTGGTGGTTTAGGTGTGCAAGGACAGAATCGATTGATAAGTACTGTTCTTCCACAAG GATCTCCACAGGTAATTTCAATGCTAGGAAATTCCTATCCTAGTGCTGGAGGTCCACTTTCTCAAAGTCATGTTCAAACAGTAAATAACTTGAACTCTATGGTGATGCTGAATGATGTGAATTCCGGTGACAGTTCACCATTTGATATCAATGACTTCCCTCAACTGACCACTCATCCTAGTTCTGCTGGTGGGCCTCAAGGACAGTTGG GTTCTTTACGAAAACAGGGTATTGGAGTTAGTCCCATTGTCCAACAAAACCAAGAGTTTAGTATTCAAAAGGAAGACTTCCCAGCTTTACCAGGATTCAAAG GTGGTAATGCCGATTTTGCTATGGATATGTACCAGAAAGAACAACTTCATGATAACACCGTGTCAATGATGCAATCTCAGCATTTCTCT ATGGGGCGATCTTCTGGTTTCAGTTTGGGGGGATCATATCCATCACATCGCACACAGCAGCATACCCCTTCAGTCAGTAGTAACGGTGTCTCCTTTTCATCTGTAAACAGTCAAGACCTCCATTTGCATGGAACAGATATGTTTCCTTCTTCACATTCAACTTATCATTCCCAG ACCAGTGGACCTCCTGGCATTGGACTAAGGCCTTTAAATTCTCCAAATACGGGTATGGGTTCATATGACCAGCTTATTCAGCAGTATCAACAGCAGCAGAACCAGTCGCAATTCCGCCTTCAGCAAATGTCAGCTGCAAATCAGTCTCTTAGGGATCAGGGCATGAAGTCCATGCAAAGTGCGCAATCTAGTCCAGATCCATTTGGTGCCCTTGGCTTGTTCAGTGTAGTCCATATAAGTGATCCTGACCTGAAATATCTTGCTCATGGGATTGATCTGACAACGCTTGGGTTGAATTTGAATTCATCAGAAAATCTTTACAAGACTTTTCGATCACCATGGTCTGATGAACCGGCCAAGGGTGATCCAGAGTTCAGTGTGCTACAATGTTATTATGCTAAACAGCCGCCTGCTCTACAT CAAGGttattttttgaagttttcGGTGGAAACtttgttttacatattttacaG CATGCCCAAGGATGAAGCACAACTATATGCAGCAAATGAACT TTACAAACGAGGTTGGTTTTATCATAAAGAACACCGTTTTTGGTTTATAAGAGTTGCCAACATGGAGCCGCTTGTCAAAACAAATACATACGAGAGAGGATCTTACCATTGTTTTGATCCAAATACCTTTGAAACAGTCCGGAAG GATAATTTTGTTCTTCATTATGAATTGGTGGAAAAGCGACCGTCTTTACCTCAACGTTAA
- the LOC106759196 gene encoding probable NOT transcription complex subunit VIP2 isoform X10, producing MSSLLNSSLNGSASNLPDGAAGRSFATSFSGQSGVASPVFHHSGSIQGLHNIHGSYNVPNMPSSLTSRNSTLNSLPTGGGVQQPSASLSSGRFASNNLPVALSQLSHGSSHGHSGVNSRGGISVIGNPGFNSSTNGVAGPIPGILPTSAAIGNRNAVPGLGVSPILGNAGPRITSSMGNMVGGGNIGRISSGGLSVPGLASRINLGGNAGSGGLGVQGQNRLISTVLPQGGNADFAMDMYQKEQLHDNTVSMMQSQHFSQMGRSSGFSLGGSYPSHRTQQHTPSVSSNGVSFSSVNSQDLHLHGTDMFPSSHSTYHSQTSGPPGIGLRPLNSPNTGMGSYDQLIQQYQQQQNQSQFRLQQMSAANQSLRDQGMKSMQSAQSSPDPFGALGLFSVVHISDPDLKYLAHGIDLTTLGLNLNSSENLYKTFRSPWSDEPAKGDPEFSVLQCYYAKQPPALHQGYFLKFSVETLFYIFYSMPKDEAQLYAANELYKRGWFYHKEHRFWFIRVANMEPLVKTNTYERGSYHCFDPNTFETVRKDNFVLHYELVEKRPSLPQR from the exons ATGTCGAGCTTACTTAAT TCTTCCCTGAACGGATCTGCTTCAAATCTTCCAGATGGTGCTGCTGGACGTTCCTTTGCTACGTCTTTTTCTGGTCAGTCTGGTGTAGCCTCGCCAGTTTTTCATCACTCTG GTTCTATTCAGGGATTGCACAACATTCATGGGAGCTATAATGTACCCAATATGCCTAGTTCACTTACATCAAGAAACTCAACGTTAAATAGTTTACCAACTGGGGGAGGAGTTCAACAACCTTCAGCAAGCCTTTCAAGTGGACGATTTGCATCAAATAATCTACCCGTTGCTCTGTCACAG CTATCTCATGGAAGTTCCCATGGACATTCAGGAGTCAACAGTAGAGGAGGTATAAGTGTTATAGGAAATCCTGGATTTAATAGTAGCACAAATGGAGTTGCTGGTCCTATTCCTGGGATTCTTCCAACTTCTGCTGCAATTGGTAACCGAAATGCTGTTCCAGGATTGGGAGTATCCCCAATTTTGGGAAATGCAGGTCCTCGAATCACTAGTTCGATGGGAAACATGGTTGGTGGGGGGAACATTGGGAGGATAAGCTCTGGAGGATTGTCTGTTCCTGGCCTCGCTTCTCGTATAAATTTAGGTGGAAATGCTGGATCTGGTGGTTTAGGTGTGCAAGGACAGAATCGATTGATAAGTACTGTTCTTCCACAAG GTGGTAATGCCGATTTTGCTATGGATATGTACCAGAAAGAACAACTTCATGATAACACCGTGTCAATGATGCAATCTCAGCATTTCTCT CAGATGGGGCGATCTTCTGGTTTCAGTTTGGGGGGATCATATCCATCACATCGCACACAGCAGCATACCCCTTCAGTCAGTAGTAACGGTGTCTCCTTTTCATCTGTAAACAGTCAAGACCTCCATTTGCATGGAACAGATATGTTTCCTTCTTCACATTCAACTTATCATTCCCAG ACCAGTGGACCTCCTGGCATTGGACTAAGGCCTTTAAATTCTCCAAATACGGGTATGGGTTCATATGACCAGCTTATTCAGCAGTATCAACAGCAGCAGAACCAGTCGCAATTCCGCCTTCAGCAAATGTCAGCTGCAAATCAGTCTCTTAGGGATCAGGGCATGAAGTCCATGCAAAGTGCGCAATCTAGTCCAGATCCATTTGGTGCCCTTGGCTTGTTCAGTGTAGTCCATATAAGTGATCCTGACCTGAAATATCTTGCTCATGGGATTGATCTGACAACGCTTGGGTTGAATTTGAATTCATCAGAAAATCTTTACAAGACTTTTCGATCACCATGGTCTGATGAACCGGCCAAGGGTGATCCAGAGTTCAGTGTGCTACAATGTTATTATGCTAAACAGCCGCCTGCTCTACAT CAAGGttattttttgaagttttcGGTGGAAACtttgttttacatattttacaG CATGCCCAAGGATGAAGCACAACTATATGCAGCAAATGAACT TTACAAACGAGGTTGGTTTTATCATAAAGAACACCGTTTTTGGTTTATAAGAGTTGCCAACATGGAGCCGCTTGTCAAAACAAATACATACGAGAGAGGATCTTACCATTGTTTTGATCCAAATACCTTTGAAACAGTCCGGAAG GATAATTTTGTTCTTCATTATGAATTGGTGGAAAAGCGACCGTCTTTACCTCAACGTTAA